A single window of Mangifera indica cultivar Alphonso chromosome 18, CATAS_Mindica_2.1, whole genome shotgun sequence DNA harbors:
- the LOC123202269 gene encoding uncharacterized protein LOC123202269 yields MEEERANSLNRTKCPRMLDFYAPLLSIRRPSGCTNNSQPNLQDAGHSIPFCWEQAPGRPKDSQKSPESDTPRLRLPPGRLHPHKQVSSNQDLHDLDRDDGCHGDADDDYDDIFSNAMDVFSLTEAIDIAEKAEQSHGLDGFDVENNDSISPSYIIERFLPDAIALAASSVMNISRNLSKKLPYVCKNPEACVSEAVRSSYSLRKSCGLDKFLPWRMKHRLCGIKSPVRQVYSANVQVKPQSRVKNKRSIVRPFGDHVKKHSGCISYST; encoded by the coding sequence ATGGAAGAAGAAAGGGCAAACTCTCTGAACCGAACGAAATGCCCCAGAATGCTAGACTTCTATGCGCCACTCTTATCAATCAGACGCCCTAGTGGCTGCACAAATAATTCACAACCCAATTTGCAAGATGCGGGTCACAGTATTCCATTCTGTTGGGAACAGGCTCCAGGTAGGCCTAAGGACTCTCAGAAAAGCCCTGAAAGTGACACCCCTCGTCTAAGATTGCCACCAGGCAGATTGCATCCACACAAACAGGTCTCTTCTAATCAAGATTTACATGATCTTGATCGGGACGATGGTTGTCATGGTGATGCCGACGATGATTACGACGACATTTTCTCCAATGCCATGGACGTTTTCTCACTAACAGAGGCCATTGACATTGCTGAAAAAGCTGAACAAAGTCACGGATTAGATGGGTTCGATGTGGAAAACAATGACAGTATTTCTCCAAGTTATATTATCGAGCGGTTTCTTCCGGATGCTATAGCGTTGGCAGCATCTTCTGTTATGAATATTTCGAGAAACCTGAGCAAGAAACTACCGTACGTGTGTAAAAATCCGGAGGCATGTGTTTCAGAGGCGGTGAGAAGTTCGTACTCTCTGCGAAAGAGTTGTGGCCTGGACAAGTTTCTGCCATGGCGAATGAAGCACAGACTTTGCGGTATAAAAAGCCCCGTTAGGCAAGTTTATTCTGCAAATGTTCAAGTGAAACCTCAAAGTAGGGTAAAAAACAAACGTAGCATAGTTAGACCTTTTGGAGATCATGTAAAGAAACATTCTGGATGTATATCTTATAGTACATGA